The sequence gacaatatccattttagaatgtttataggaatgacacttaATCTTTAATAAAAggaattatttttgcattccaAACACTTCAAGGTAAATACACGTGGTAGATATAAAACATACAAGATACAATGTAAAAAAGCTTATCTGAATACAGTAGTATAGTACGTGAATTGAAGTCCAAATACTGACAGCTATTAAAAAACAGTCAAGTCGTCAGACAACTATAAATAAAGGTCTTTTCTCAGTGTTTTTCAGGTCAATGTGGTATTGATCCTCACGATGCCGGCTGTTGTGCTCCAATATTGCACCGTTCACCTCCATGTGAAGATCGACCAGATGTCGGCTCCTGTAAGAATACAAAACGCTTGGTTAGGACTGAAAAgtcgcccaaaaaaaaagttatggaaGTTTGCATTAATTGGCTTTCgcttgaaatttcaggatgaacgtaCCTGTGACCTTTatttaacctcacagttctgaggacccgcgttcgatcccgaccccacctgtgtgaagtttgcatgttctccccgtgcctgcgtaagtttcctccgggcactacggtttcctcgcacatcccaaaaacatgcaacattaattggacactctaaattgccccaagttgtgattgtgagtgcggctgttgtctgtctcgatgtggcctgcaattgactggcaaccagttcagggtgtatcccgcctcctgcctgttgacgggtgggataggctccagcaatccccctgaccattgtgaggataagcggctaagaaaatggatggatggacaaaagtagtgcttagcCTCCATCGTAGAGTATCTTGGTGccgagtgagttgaggagcttcatttggaAGTAGTGCTTTGGCTTGTTGTGTACTCTAAAGCCAAGTCTAAACCTTTATCCAAGGGatgtaaaactcatttttgtcgtgggccacatcgtAAACGACGATAAACATCTTTAactgtctcatcatatttacacatgaaatttatgaactagttttggaatctgaaATCAAGGCTAATTGGTTTTTCCCAACGactgtttggtcacacaaaaatgcttgtaatatctcaacgttatcatttatgacgtgACAATTAAGAATTTTGGTACGggtttgggacaaaaaaaaaaaaaaaatcatggaagtctaTTAatatgatttgcctctgcgggccacgtaaaatcatgcagcgggccagatctggcccctgggcctagagtttgacacccgtgcattATGAGGATGTATCAATCCCGTACTGCGTATTACCGGTGGGTTGGAACAGATACAGAGAAACTGGAAGATTCACAGAAAGACATTAAAGATGACGTCtttgaaaattctgaaaaagGTAAATAAATCCAAAAACAGAACCGTTGGATGTGCGTTCCAAAGTGGAGAGAAGGTCAAATAAAGTTCAATTGTAAAGGGTCTACTGATACTTGGGCTCATAACAACATTTCAAGCGCGAGCCGTCACTTTTCCAAGGTAGCGTGTGCGCACGTACCTTCCCTGGCTTCTGCCCAAGGCGTCCGTCAAAGCCTTGAGGTAAACGGAACGGTGTCGGCCTCGCTGCAGTTGATGCTCTGCGGTCGAGCAGTGATTCCAGAGCATGTCCGCATCTGGCGGGAGACAATCGGGTCTTAGCTGACCGGCGCCACCGTCCGTCTCCCAGCCGTCATCCCAGCGGTTCTCTACAGCGCAGGGTTGGAAGTCTGACACAGTGTAGCTCTAGATGAAGAACAGTTTTGGCTTGCCGACCAGTGCCGGACAGGCGTCGCCGTTGAAAAAGCGGCGGACATCTTCCAGACGGAGGCCTTCGCAGTTCACGTCCGTGGCCTGGAGGCGATTGTCCATCGCCCGGCTGATGATGCAGCAGACGAAGCCGTCGCCGCTGCGGTCCGGACTCCTTTGGAAGACTTTTCTGAGCGTTGAGACAGTCTCGACCAGGTTTAGCCATTTATGCAGGGTCACATTGAAGTGCAGTGACTTAAATGCGTGCGCCATCATCtctgaagaaggaaaaaaaaaaaaaaaaaaagtgtcagaatGATTTGGATCAACCAATCCTTGATCCGTCGATTTAGAATTACTAAACTGTATCTCTTTTAATAAAATAACACACAAGAGACTAAAGAATAGCATAAGTGTCACAGTGTTATAACACTCTACGTAACTGATATTTGGAGATACACGGTAAAACTACACAAGCAGACGGAAGAAATAAACAATACTCTCGAGCATAAATGAATTATTCTCTGCAATGAATGATAAATATTGAGTATTTGTGACCATTTGCTTCACGTATGTCTGTGGTATTCTCCCCAAATTTACCAAGCATGACACACTGGATTGGATTGAAGCAAAAGATGCTCCACAAACTCAAATTCTTTACTTctgattttaatatttgactACTGTAAGAATTTATTAGGTTCAACATTCTAGAGAGctattacagttttttttttttttttaaatagggggCTTAAATATTTTAACAAGAAAAGACGATTGGCGAGTCATATCAACCatacaaatgcacaaatgacaAACCATTTTCCTTAAAAACACCAAACGCACCATCTTCAAAGCCTTTAGGCTTGGAATCTTTTTCAGCACAAATATTAGAAAAGCCTCAGTGTTGTTTCATGAGGCCTCACTTGCTCACCACTAAGTGCaaggtaccatattttccgcactataaagcgcaccttcaacgaatggccgattttaaaacttttttcatatataaaggcgcatagaatagacccTACAGTAGAGTCTGGGGTtccgttatgcatccattagatggagctgcactaaaggcgaTTAGACCAGATAAgacgcaccgtcggcttttgagaaaattaaaggcttttaggtgtcccttatagtgcggaaaatacggtactgtaGTTCCCACTCCCAAGTTCTACTGTACACAAAACAGCGTCTTTCAATGTATGCACTGTAGAAGTATATATTGTCCCCGATTGTACTCACCTCCGTCATTCTCCACGCAGTCTATGATTACGCACTCCCCTCTGGGGTCACTGGCGAATTTGTACCGACTCACTGGACTCTCCTACGGGGATGCAAACAGAGACATGGTTGAAATTCAACGCGGGTTGATCAAATCGAGCAACAAAAGCCTTAGTCCGTGATTTAATATCGTACAGTACATCACAAATGTTGGACGAGACCACTTAGGTCCTCCCCCCCGAATCAGAATTTCAATTTTTCGtcttaaaaagacattttaaaaagccGCATGCGATGAACCTTGGTAGGACTAGTTTGTCAGGTgtcccaatcaatcaatcaatagcctttattgtcattatatgctgtgcatacaatgaaataatgaaTGCGTCTCCACAAGGGGCactaaaatggaataaaaatcaaagaacatcttgggtaaaaaaacaatagataaaacatcaaggcacagttgctgctaaaataaataaatgcacgaAAGTGCAGTTCCtaaatattatattacattgTTATGTACTTACTTCCATAAACAGTTTTGAGTATGAATCTTACCTGGCAGGTGTGGTGCACCACTTCCTCGGGTACTGCTGGCGCGTTGACTGAAATCAGATGGAAAATGTGAGAAGTCAGTGAAACAGGCAAAGACAAAAACGTTCAAAGCAGTTATCATTTCACTAGTTGACTATTACTAGTTTCCTTTAAATTTGGGATTACTACAGTATGTGaattgttttcacgtgacgtcccCCGTTGTGCTGCCCCGAACGGTGGCCATTTTCCATCCCTGAGCTCCCGATACTCATACATAGGCagggtggacgacattatgtttctaaccaCATTTATTGAAGACACGACCGACATCACATCAAGCCCGGACTGACTATTAGGTTACCTGCCCTCATGGGACTCAGCACTGTGGTTACAAAGGcccagtattgtgcccttgatcttttactctgtgacagaaatcacaaaggacAAGCACTTACCTGTAAGCTAACActgaaaacaaaaggcaaaaagtaaaacctgtatactAGTTCACCACatgcaaagcgaaatgtttatttgtttaaaattagatgacaatggcagaaagacaaaagaataaacaaatccagtatttcacaaaattctcgaatctttcaagtgactaacaaaaaacgatcttaactgtaatgttggccttctgaaaataGTATCAATTAAGCTGGTTAGCTTAGGTCGGTGACACATTGGCACGATGGCGGTTGAAGCCAGACAGCACGATAGtggcgtcgggcaatcgtccacaaagccaagtctccgtgaagcacagagccgcagaacgtccaaagtctttcgtcggaattgttggacgatgtccccgcttacgcagctGGACTTGCGAGGCTTTGAAGCGCGCGCCGACCaacaactctggaaaaagcttcagcgaactggcgagagttgtcaaaaaagtcagaagtaggctccctgatgcttaccaagtcctctcttgtgtactttaGTTCCGAGACCCAATCGGTAACGGCGAGCATTCCAGAGACTTCCACAATGGGTATGCGTTatgtagagaggttaaatggcggcgcacaacggtgtgtgggtaattcagcaaaaaatgtgatgtcagtgaaaacaacccatgaTTAAACGGGAATTCGGCACTTGGCTTCGGCTCACTTGCTGAGTGTATAACGTCTCAAGCATTTTAAGAATTAAAAGGACTGTGGTGAAATTGTGCAATTTTTGCAAAATTGTGTCATTCAGTAGGTTTTACTCGTACTAAATCAGTATTGCACACACTCACCTGACACCTTGAGCTTTTTGGCCAGGTCTACCCTGCCGACGTCCACTAAACATTCCTCCAAAAGGTCCACCCTTGTAGGGAAAACCTTGCCCATGTGCTCGAGTTCGACAATCAAGTCCAGGAAATCCTGCGTGAGCGAGAAAACAACGGGAAGTGAGCAACGACTTCAAAATTTCGAgcggcaacaacaaaaagtcccCCAACGACACAATTTCCTACCTTGGCAGTTTCCATTTTCTCACGCAGTAGCATGTGAGCCAGCAGAAACTTCACACTGCTCACATCATCCTTGGCCATGTCCTCGCTGATGTGAGCCATCAGAACTCTGCGGGAGGAAGCAAAATGGACCTTAGGAACTGCACATTTGTGAAATACAAAAACTTGAACATTAAAAGGGAATTTTTAATGGCCTGTAGGAAAATATTTGCGAGAGTCTGTCTACTTATTGAATGTGAACATAAAATCAgaaacatctttattttgccaactaTGTCAAAACACGGGAGGCAGAATTGGGACACCGAGGTCAGGACCCACCACTTTGTTGGTCTTTTGTCATTTGAAGATGCGtccatatggaagtaaatatgtggcaccaaaatttgaattaaaaaaatgccactGCTGCTTCAAAGTGAGCTGCATTTCAGtttaacatttaaatgtaaacaaacttgccatatgaaaaaaattcaacctttaaaattcaaacaatattttgaatttcaactgggtacaattcgctgtctgaaattcacagtcTAAATTCTGTGTtataagaaggcagggttacttcaggtcagaacccaaaactgatataaaaattacaaaagaaCCAATGCAGACACTCGACCACCTTTTTGGgtggcatttttaaaacaacGTTCAGCTTTTAGAAattcatcagattttttttcactttttcaccccGACTGGGCGCACACAACCCAAAACAATTCCCTATTTTGTCACCATCTGCCAGAAGCTGAGGCGTTTGCTGACATCAAAGCCATTTGCCAGTTGACTGTGTCACTTCACCAGCGCATGCGTGTAATTCGATTGCGGGCCAGTCATAATCAGAAGCCATTGCAGGGTTCACAAAGTGCGCTTTTGTTATTGTTGGGTTCGGCGCCTCACTCGCATTAGACAAAAGACATTCGTTTACACGCGCTCTTTAGTCTTACCGGAGTAACTGTAGGCGCTCCCATGGCTCGTGGATGTGCTCACGCCACCAGTGGAGGTCCCACTGGCGCTCCTCTTGTTCACCAGGAAAGGGAACACAACAGCGGGGTCCACGCGCTCCGATGCCGTTCATCGCCTTGAGTGCTTTGATCCACGTCCCGCATCCGGACACCAGGAGCAGAGACCTGGAATTGAAcgacaaataataaaaaaaaaagaaaagacacggATGAATCGCCTGGCGATACCCGAAAAATACGCCGGCTGGCTGCACGCTGCTTTCCACACTTGaggacattttgaaaaaaatcgcaCACGCGGCCACGTCATGTGCAAAATGTGCCTCTCGCGCGTTTGCAAAGGCCAGCACACGCGTTTTAACACAATACAGAACCTTACCTTACCTTATCTTGACTTGTGCTCGTTCACGCGTGGACCAGTTGGACTCGACAGTGGCAGGCGTCGACGTGAGGAGCGCGGACAGTATTCTGACACGCTGCGCAACTTTACTCTGGCCAGCGGGTGTCAGCCTTTCTTTCTCTCAAGGTCAAcggacataaacattaaaaactaGAAATAAAGTGCAACAAAACAAAGGCAATCAAATTGAAACTATATGCATTCATTTTAACATGACCTTACAGttattaaaattcacatttcatctgaacaaatatatttttagttaTCATTTACGGTCCCCTCCGAATGTGTGCTTAGAGCAAATATATacttgtagcgccggagaaaagaagtccgaggcggagtgtcggacacaggaacaaaacttgttttattggcagacatcaaaacacgacTCGCagaacggcgggaactctgtgaactgccCACTCcggaaaagcaacaacaaaaagagtccgtgcggaaccccgcaccccaactcgaggtcccgccaCAGTGTAGTTGATTAAACGTGAAGCTGAGAAGCAGCATTGCTGTCAAATATGTCCGTGGCTGAAAATAACTACGTTCTGTTGCCAAATTTTAGGTTGTAACGTGTTACACGCCTTTTTAACAACATACTACAGGAAAATACAAGCCTTGAATTCACCGTTGTGTTGACTTATCACCCATAACTGCCATAGAGATGTCACGTGcccaagaaagcgtaactggattggctggctgcttTGGAGTGCGATCTCCCATGACCAGCCACCTAGTGTCACGTGACTAAAAAAGTGGAAcaggattggctggctgctggGTATTGAGTTCTGAAATCCTTTCCTCATGTCTGTGACCTTCACAACAAAAGTGAATTTTACAacgaagttgaatttcagacaccgaattattgaatttaacattttagattaaaatcctatttcaatttcaaatcaatgtaacattttaatttaattttatttctaaatcctATTTTAaactcaaatcctggtggcacttctTTACTTCCATAGAAGTAATTAAACAATTCACCCACACATGACATTACTCCCTCAATATCATGGCAAAAATAACCGTTGATAATTGTTGTGGAAAATCCCTTCACGCAATCTGTCTTTACAGACATGTTATATTATTTCATAAATTGTATCCACCTAATATCCCCGTGGATTAATTAATACCCAAAGAAGAAGcacccaatttaaaaaaaacttggtgACCCCAGATATTAAATTTTCAGATAAGGTATAATCAGGGGCAGATAGCGCTAAGTAGTACAGTCTCCGGAGCAGAATGTGGCAGTAGTGCATCATTGAGATGGATTATCAACTGCCAGTAACTGAACGAAGACCAAGTGGAAGCTGAAtgagttttgtaaaaaaaaaaaagacgtcatttCCATCTCTGTGACGTAGTCCGCTTTGCCTCTCTATTACTCACTTTGTCTGGTTCAAAGGTTTCCAAATTCGCTTAAATAGTGTGCCCTAGACACCTTGATCCCATTCCGAGTTGTGCACTCCTTCACGGCAGAACCGCGTCCAGTTCTTATTgtattgtagcgccggagaaaaggagtcggaggcggagtgtcggacacaggaaaagaacttgctttattgttcgacatcaccaaactactcgcataacggcgggaactctgttaaccttttactccggaagcgcaacaacaaaaacagtccgtgcggaaccccgcaccccaactcgaggtcccgcaggtgaattatgtaaacaccacacaagcccccccagaattcacccatagtcaaaatccttgtgccgtggtgggatgatgacccgaccccggcgggtgtgcactgtaggggccgaggggggcggggccgcaccgtccattgagtcacgggacaagggctcaggcggggtcaagggtaccccagcaggcgcaggggcacagggcaaagggggacgaccccggcgcggggtagggccaaccccaaaggctgggcaatgtccaggtgcgcgggtttgatcctgtccacggaaacagtctcgggtctgccgccaatgtccacgagcaggctcttgtccccgtgctccaggaccctgaatggcccgtcgtatggggggtggagaggtccacggtgggcgtcatgacgaacaaacacaaaatccgcagagcgcaggtgacagggcagccgggcagctggggtgccatgttgcgacgtgggaaccggcgcgaacccttttgcggcctccagcagggaggaccgttgcctggctgcggaccagggcgctgtggcgtccgggacgaattcgccggggacccgcagtggctggccgtagacgagttcggcggatgaggacaacaggtcctccttgggggcgcacctgaggccgagcatgacccacgggaacttatccaaccagttgctgtCCGTCAAGctggcacgcagggctgctttcatggagcggtggaaccgctcgcaaagaccgtttgcctgggggtgataggcggtagtgcggtgcagcttgacccccaaactctcagcgactgcgttccagagttcagaggtaaactgagggccacgatctgaggaaaggtcgcacggtgtcccgaagcgtgcaacccacgtgccgatgaacgcccgggccacgtctgacgacgttgttgaggagaggggaacggcttctggccagcgggtcgtcctgtccaccatggtgagcaagtaggtgaatccgtgcgagggaggaagtggacctaccaagtcgacgttgacgtggtcaaacctcttctcggggacagcgaagggctccaagggggcttttgtgtggcgatgcaccttagcccgctgacaggccacgcacgagtcgacccaggcctgcacatctttcttgagaccgcgccacacgaacttctgggccaccagcctcacggacggtttccttccgggttgggagaggttgtggaccgcctcgaaaacagctcttcgccagtttgcagggaccagcggccgaggctggtcagctgagaggtcgcacagcaacctgacgcccgagtcaccaaccgcgacttcctccaggcgcaaacccgtgtcagaagtcttgagtgcctgcaccccgtggtccgaggcctggtctgcgctcatgcgggagtagtcgagacccagatgcacagtgccgacgatcgccctggagaggcagtccgcgaccacattggatttgccggcgatgtgttggatgtccgtagtgtactcagagatgaacgacagttggcgttgctggcgggcggaccacggctcggccaccttggacatggcgaaagtgaggggtttatggtccacatatgccgtgtaCTCagggccttccaatagggagcggaagtggcggatcgccagccagaggccgaggagctctctatcgaacgtgctgtatttgcgctccctggggaccagctgacggctgaaaaaggcaagcggttgccaggcgccgccgacccactgttcgaatacggctccaacagcgtagtccgatgcatcggtagtgagagcgacaggggccccgtgggtcgggtgggccagcgtagcggcacgactcagtgcggccttcgtagcctcgaaggcttccatcctctcggccgtccattcaacgtcccggttgggggccttgtctttaagagcctcatagagcgggcgcatgatgtgggccgcccggcggatgaaccggtggtagaaagtcaccatccccaggaactcccggaggccccaaGCCGAgtgaggtcggggaaaagcggagacggcctccacctttgccggaaggggggcggcgccgttcttgtctatgaggtgcccgaggtactggatagagggcaccccgaaaataCACTTCGCcaggttgatgatcaggccatgctgctcaagtcttgcgaagaggtcgcggaggtgcatcagatgttcatccttcgaggagctggcgacgaggatgtcatccaaatagacgaacacaaatggcaagtccctgagcacagaatccattaaacgctggaaagattgtgccgcgtttttaagaccaaacggcatcctcagaaactcgaacagtccaaacggagtgattacagctgtcttgggaacgtctgaggggtgcacgggaacctggtgatacccgcgcaccaggtcgaccttggagaacaagattttgcctgccaggtgggctgagaagtcctgaatgtgtggaacagggtagcggtcgggcgtagtggcgtcgttaaggcggcggtagtcaccacacggtcgccacccaccactcggtttgggtacgatgtgtagtggcgaggcccacgggctatccgagcggcggacgatgcccagacgctccatgttggcaaactcggacttagcgactgctagcttctcgggatcaagccgtcgggccctcgcgtggatcggggggcccttggtctcaatgtggtgctcgaccccatgtttagtcgtggcagaggagaaagtgggccgtgtcaaggcagggaactcaccaaggaggagttggtacttggtgccgtccgatagcgaactggagagaccaccataagtcgcctcattgcggacgcaggcgaccgtggaaaaagtcagtgcatccaccagacggcccctcttaacatccaccagcagcccgtgggcacaaaaaaaatcagcgccgaggagagggaatgagacatccgcagtgacaaagtcccatgtgaagcgctgactcccgaaacacaagtccacagtcctcatgccataagagcggataggggagccattagcggacagtaggggtggcccatgagtcccgccagcggcgtcctccgcagtggccgtcaggacgcttctctgggcgccggtgtcgcaaaggaatttgcgcccggaaaggttgtccttgacgaacagcagccggctcttcgcgcccacgctcacggccgctgcgaagcgtgggctttggcgtttcccgacgcgtcgtagttgcaaggggcgcggcacct is a genomic window of Syngnathoides biaculeatus isolate LvHL_M unplaced genomic scaffold, ASM1980259v1 ctg219_pilon_pilon, whole genome shotgun sequence containing:
- the LOC133497223 gene encoding CASP8 and FADD-like apoptosis regulator, whose protein sequence is MSSSVESSVQPAGVFFGYRQAIHPCLFFFFYYLSFNSRSLLLVSGCGTWIKALKAMNGIGARGPRCCVPFPGEQEERQWDLHWWREHIHEPWERLQLLRVLMAHISEDMAKDDVSSVKFLLAHMLLREKMETAKDFLDLIVELEHMGKVFPTRVDLLEECLVDVGRVDLAKKLKVSVNAPAVPEEVVHHTCQESPVSRYKFASDPRGECVIIDCVENDGEMMAHAFKSLHFNVTLHKWLNLVETVSTLRKVFQRSPDRSGDGFVCCIISRAMDNRLQATDVNCEGLRLEDVRRFFNGDACPALVGKPKLFFI